The DNA region TTGGTTTTATCTGTAGACAAAATAGTCAACTATCGTCACATTATAGGGTTACTTGATCAATCTACGTGTATATTCTACAAAAAAGTCTTTAAGAATACGTCATTATGTAAAGACGATATTAGCTGAGTAGATTAAGAATAAAGTTCTCTGTTCCTACCTAACACTTAGTCACAGAAGAAAGAAGAGTATAGAATAACGCTAAACTAAAGATTTGGAAGAGATAGAATGGGCATAATTGTTCCAATATCATCAATTTTGGCCCATGTCATTTGAAGTCTACAACCACGGATTAGTTATTATAAGGTTTCCAACCAGGGAATCTGCATCTATGAGGACGATGAAACCTCAGAGATCAGGGACTTGAAAGATTAATATAGTTTTGCTTGACCTACTTGGCTCTAGCTATTTTCCAACCAACTCCTACCCTAGCCAGTCTCTAAGATATATGGCGGATATATATGCGTAAAATGTCTTTAGAGCAGCTCAGTTGATAAACTTATAGCTCCATTGACTAATTTACCTTTTTGATACTCTGTCCCTAAACTAACTACTATTCGTAATCAACTGTTAGAGACGTTCAATGATATTGCATAAAATCAATGCTAGTGGAGCGGTTGTATAATTGCTTAACTCCCTCTAGATGTCGAGTTACGTAACTCTTAACTTTCTATCCTGAGATCTTACTTATTCTTTGATCTGTACTTCTCGTGTACTTCCATATTTACACGGTAGCCGAAATTGATTCTACTCCTCTTTTAATTTCGTTTTTTCTTTGCCATTCaatgtggcaacttggactaaCACAAATCCGTGCTGTACCTTACATTTGTTACGAATAACTGATATATTTCAATATCTCCACTAGTAATCAACTCTGAAAGGACTCCTAAAATAACTTTAGTCTATTCTAGCTGATAAATACAGGAACATCAATTGTTGCGACTCCAATTTGATACAATGTTAGTTAACCATCCCATATGAGTATTAAGCTATACATATTTAATATCCTTATTTACTGATAAGTTATTATTAACAATCTGAGAAACTAGTACAAATCAATTATTATAACTCAACAAAATTTAGCTGATAGATAATACAACTATCTATTCACCAACAGGGTCACGAGCCTCAACCAGTTTCCCTTTAAGCTCTACAGCCAACTGAACCATTAGTTCTAATCCTGTCCACTTTTTACTTTGGTATGGTGTGAAAAGCTTGGAATTGCCAGTCGGTCACGCTCTTACAGCACTACTTAAGTTTGATAACAAGTGTTCTCTCCATTACCTAAACTCTCTCactactgaatatatatatttcacttaCCAAGTAACTATCATCTTCAACTGTAGGCTGAAATCGTCTGTTTTCCAATTCCGGTAAGCTATCCACAGCATGTAAAAGATTATGTTCAGATTTAGAAAATGGtgcttttaagtatgaattattTTGTGCGACCGATAATGTCGGACGTCGTGTAGTtgtattgaaatgattatttgGTTGTGAAACATAATATTGACGTGATCCTGAAGAGATATCAGGACGAGAGCGGAAATAATCACGTGATATTATAGTAGTAGTTAATGGTTTTGTGACAGATGGCGATGCTGAAGAATATTGAAATGGTGATTTATAAAAGATAGGACCATCAGTTAAATATGATGAATTTGGTGGTTTCAAATTAAtctcattattttcattatttattcgtAATGGATGCATGAGATTATATGTGGATGATGGCTCAGCGCTGCTTGTTTGTGATAATATCATTGAACGACTCATATGATTTGATTGATTCTCGACAGGTTGTAAATGATGATACATGGAATTAGAAGAATTTAAATGTGGTGGATTAGGAAAACAATTACTGTTTTGATTAAACTTCCATGTATTTGAAtaattgtgattattattagcGTTagcattgttattatcattatgattattatttaaattaacaaTTGGATCAAAATGAAACTCATTAATTAGATTTCCTGACTCACGATAATCATGATCATGTAAATCTTTATACTGGATTCGACCCCTGCGATCAACCATTTCTTGTGTAATATATGGTGAATGCTTAGAAACTGGTATACTAGCATTTTCATCAACAATTTCTAAGCCATGAGGATGGTATGGACTTGTGGAACGTGAGAATGGAATTGGAAACTGAGGCATTAAATCACCACCACTTCGAGTGAtccaattattatcattatcacttTTAAAAGATTTCAAACGAGTTGGTGAATTGACTAAACAACTTTCTTTGGCTGTAGGCATACCATAACTTGGAAGTAATTTTGATTCTGAAGTAAGATATTGAGGCAGTGCTCTTTGTCGACGAAATCCTTGGGATAGCTTACGTGCAACACCTCGATTTCCAAAAGAATTGATATTATGTCTGTAGGAACCACTTTCAACCTCTCCATATGTGTGTTGAGAAGAAATAGATACTTGTCTGCCAGGTGTAATATAAGGTACATTCACTGAAGATCTCTCTCCACTATTTTCATCTGATCCTGGCTCTTGATAAGAACCAGATCCAACATCCTTGTTAACATCTCCAGAAGGTTGAAAGACTCGCTGAGAATTTAACATACTAGGGTCACAATTACAAAagtaattattgtcattattgccATTTTCTGACTGCATTCTGGGAAATACTTCATTGTCTTCTCCACTCCCACATTCAGGTAATTGATTATTTGTTCCATTAAATTTGTTCAAATGATTCGACGCATCATATTCGTCTCCAACCCCACCAGAAGCACTAGCAACAGAAGAAGCTGGACCTTTAACTTTTACGACAGCATCTTCATTTTCAGAGAGGCCCGAACCTTCTTCATCTTCTCCACCAGCAATCCAATGACTAGCGAGTGTGAGAGGAACAGCTTTTGTCATATCATGATAATTACTATTTTCTCCTTGATCGACCATTACAATGACAGCGTGTGTGCAACTTGTGTCGCATCGCGTCCCTGAACCAGCCCCAACAACACTTGCTGTACTTCCTATAGTGCCTCCACTACTTCTAAGATGAGCTGCACCTGCACTTATAGGTCGACGATTTGATGAATTGCTGTTCGTTGTTCCTATACCAGGTTGAAGTCTGTTTGGATCATTATTACGATGTCCACAACTAATCGGTATAGAACTATCCGTTGGTTGACAAACTGAGTCGGTATTACCAACTTTAGCCGAAGGAGAAACACGATTAGCTTGAGAATGTGGAGAGTAAAAATGATCTACTTTGGTAACATCTTTAGAGGCAGCTTCACGAGCTCTCGCCGCTCCAGCTTCTTTAACAAGACGTGGAGTAGTGGCAGGTCGATGCGACCGTGCACCTGCATTTGAAAATGATTTACGCGGTGTATTGTTACCTTGTTGCTGCTGAGAATTGTGATTGCTCAAAATTTCGTCGACATTATTACGATGATGTGAAACTACACCTGATCTTGAATTTAAGGCACTACCATTTGGTCCGCCATGACATGGGATAGCATCAAAAGATTTCCCTACATTAGCCACTGAAGTGGTTACAACTGGACTTACAAGAGCTAAGTTTGAACTACTTCCGGCCAATCTAGTTCCACTTATATATCCACTTGAGCCTGCACCAACATTTAGCCGATTTTGATCCACTCCAGAAGGAATACCCTTTCGGAGCTTGGAGACATCTAGTGTTCCCTGTGTTCCAGCTACAGTGACCTGAGCAGCTTGTTGAGTTGCTATAGGTGTTTGTGTTGTATGGTGCTGATTAGTCTCATTAGCACCAGTAACAGGCGTAGGCTCAGTTGTTATCTCCCAATCAAATGGATCAGATTCATTTATCCTACGACGTTCCATATAAGCGTTAAGCAAAGAATGCAAATATATGT from Schistosoma haematobium chromosome ZW, whole genome shotgun sequence includes:
- a CDS encoding hypothetical protein (EggNog:ENOG410V55H~COG:T) produces the protein MTSTSSDIVPVGTIIKERWRVYTKIGGGGFGEIYEAVDMINQQKVAVKVESAQQPKQVLKMEVAVLKRLQGRAHTCRFIGCGRNEQFNYIVMSLQGKNLADLRRSTRRGCFTISTTVRLARQMLVAIENVHNVGFLHRDIKPSNFALGTGIGPGAVNPRQIVLLDFGLARQYTTANGDIRAPRQVAGFRGTVRYASVNAHSNKELGRHDDLWSLYYMLGEFIVGELPWRKIKDKEQVGLMKQTFDHNQLLKFMPREFRPFLEHIQNLTYFDRPDYIYLHSLLNAYMERRRINESDPFDWEITTEPTPVTGANETNQHHTTQTPIATQQAAQVTVAGTQGTLDVSKLRKGIPSGVDQNRLNVGAGSSGYISGTRLAGSSSNLALVSPVVTTSVANVGKSFDAIPCHGGPNGSALNSRSGVVSHHRNNVDEILSNHNSQQQQGNNTPRKSFSNAGARSHRPATTPRLVKEAGAARAREAASKDVTKVDHFYSPHSQANRVSPSAKVGNTDSVCQPTDSSIPISCGHRNNDPNRLQPGIGTTNSNSSNRRPISAGAAHLRSSGGTIGSTASVVGAGSGTRCDTSCTHAVIVMVDQGENSNYHDMTKAVPLTLASHWIAGGEDEEGSGLSENEDAVVKVKGPASSVASASGGVGDEYDASNHLNKFNGTNNQLPECGSGEDNEVFPRMQSENGNNDNNYFCNCDPSMLNSQRVFQPSGDVNKDVGSGSYQEPGSDENSGERSSVNVPYITPGRQVSISSQHTYGEVESGSYRHNINSFGNRGVARKLSQGFRRQRALPQYLTSESKLLPSYGMPTAKESCLVNSPTRLKSFKSDNDNNWITRSGGDLMPQFPIPFSRSTSPYHPHGLEIVDENASIPVSKHSPYITQEMVDRRGRIQYKDLHDHDYRESGNLINEFHFDPIVNLNNNHNDNNNANANNNHNYSNTWKFNQNSNCFPNPPHLNSSNSMYHHLQPVENQSNHMSRSMILSQTSSAEPSSTYNLMHPLRINNENNEINLKPPNSSYLTDGPIFYKSPFQYSSASPSVTKPLTTTIISRDYFRSRPDISSGSRQYYVSQPNNHFNTTTRRPTLSVAQNNSYLKAPFSKSEHNLLHAVDSLPELENRRFQPTVEDDSYLLV
- a CDS encoding hypothetical protein (EggNog:ENOG410V55H~COG:T) codes for the protein MTSTSSDIVPVGTIIKERWRVYTKIGGGGFGEIYEAVDMINQQKVAVKVESAQQPKQVLKMEVAVLKRLQGRAHTCRFIGCGRNEQFNYIVMSLQGKNLADLRRSTRRGCFTISTTVRLARQMLVAIENVHNVGFLHRDIKPSNFALGTGIGPGAVNPRQIVLLDFGLARQYTTANGDIRAPRQVAGFRGTVRYASVNAHSNKELGRHDDLWSLYYMLGEFIVGELPWRKIKDKEQVGLMKQTFDHNQLLKFMPREFRPFLEHIQNLTYFDRPDYIYLHSLLNAYMERRRINESDPFDWEITTEPTPVTGANETNQHHTTQTPIATQQAAQVTVAGTQGTLDVSKLRKGIPSGVDQNRLNVGAGSSGYISGTRLAGSSSNLALVSPVVTTSVANVGKSFDAIPCHGGPNGSALNSRSGVVSHHRNNVDEILSNHNSQQQQGNNTPRKSFSNAGARSHRPATTPRLVKEAGAARAREAASKDVTKVDHFYSPHSQANRVSPSAKVGNTDSVCQPTDSSIPISCGHRNNDPNRLQPGIGTTNSNSSNRRPISAGAAHLRSSGGTIGSTASVVGAGSGTRCDTSCTHAVIVMVDQGENSNYHDMTKAVPLTLASHWIAGGEDEEGSGLSENEDAVVKVKGPASSVASASGGVGDEYDASNHLNKFNGTNNQLPECGSGEDNEVFPRMQSENGNNDNNYFCNCDPSMLNSQRVFQPSGDVNKDVGSGSYQEPGSDENSGERSSVNVPYITPGRQVSISSQHTYGEVESGSYRHNINSFGNRGVARKLSQGFRRQRALPQYLTSESKLLPSYGMPTAKESCLVNSPTRLKSFKSDNDNNWITRSGGDLMPQFPIPFSRSTSPYHPHGLEIVDENASIPVSKHSPYITQEMVDRRGRIQYKDLHDHDYRESGNLINEFHFDPIVNLNNNHNDNNNANANNNHNYSNTWKFNQNSNCFPNPPHLNSSNSMYHHLQPVENQSNHMSRSMILSQTSSAEPSSTYNLMHPLRINNENNEINLKPPNSSYLTDGPIFYKSPFQYSSASPSVTKPLTTTIISRDYFRSRPDISSGSRQYYVSQPNNHFNTTTRRPTLSVAQNNSYLKAPFSKSEHNLLHAVDSLPELENRRFQPTVEDDSYLIEYSTNPIVSKSLADTNPSIEIINRFSYQSNISKSSIDHVFERSSKPNSLYFIRPTQHTIDM